TTTAGGGTGTGATCTTGATGAAAGTAGAAGAATATTTAAGAGAATCCCTGAAAAGGGGGAAGGTTCATTTAACTCTTCTTGATCCAGAGGAACAGAACCCTCAAAAGGCCCTGGAAATTGCTACCGAAGCGGTTGCTGGGGGTACTGATGGCATTATGCTGGGTGGATCCACCACTGACTCTCAGGATCTGGATGCTACTGCGAAAATACTCCAGGAAAACCTGGATGTTCCCATCATACTATTTCCGGGTAACACTACCGGGGTGAGTAGTTATGCTGATGCCATATTATTCATGAGCCTACTGAACTCCAACAATCCCTACTGGATTATTGGTGCCCAGGCTTTGGGTTCACCGAAAGTTAAAAAAATCGGAATCGAAACCATACCCATGGGCTATGTCATTGTACAGCCTGGTGGAACCGCTGGATGGGTGGGTGATGCTAAATTAATCCCCAGAAACAAGCCAGATATTGCCACGGCTTATGCAATGGCTGCAGAGTTTTTAGGAATGAGATTCTTCTATTTGGAGGCAGGTTCCGGGGCAGAACAGGTGATACCTGGTGAAATGATTCAGAAAGTAAAAATGTTTACCAACCATGTGGTAATAGTTGGTGGGGGTATCAGAGCCGGTGAAGACGCTAAAAAAGTAGCTCAAGCCGGTGCAGATATCATTGTCACCGGTACGGTAGTTGAGAACACATCTCATATAAAGGAGAAGATAGCTGGAATTGTGGAAGGTATTAACTCCATCTGATCCTTTTATCCATTTATTTATTTATTTATTTATTTATTTATTTATTTCTGATTCTATTTTTTTTCTTATTTTTCCAAGTTTTTTCGAATATTTTCAACATCAATACCCAATTGAAAAATTATATTTTCTATGAACTCGTATACCAATAAATTAGAGGTGAATTATATGTGTGAGTCAAATGGATACGATTTCATAGCTGATAAGTTAAAGGAATATTTGGGTCTTAAGAAATCCCCGGTTGCCATAAAATTTGTTTTAAGAGAAGATGATATTCCGGAAGGTGTTCCTAAGGCGGATGAAAAATTACGTCACTGTCAACTGGTGCAAAAAGCCAGTGGAGGAAGTGTTTTCTACGCCACTGCAGAAGAACAGATGTGTAAAGGGGGAGCAGCTGCGCTCGGTCTTCAAGAAGCACCTGAAAAGGTAAAAACTGGGGAATTTTATTATGGATTGGGAAGATTTTCCAGTCTAGGATCAGCCAGAAAAACCATGGAATCCATACCTAAAATAGACCCAATAATGTATGCCCTGGTATACGCACCTCTGGAAAAGGCGAACTTTGACCCGGATGTAATTATAGTCATCGCTAACCCGGCCCAGGCACTGAAATTATCTCAGGCACTTGTTTACACCATGGGTGGTCGTGTAGAAGCTGATTTTGCAGGTATCCAGTCCATATGTGCTGATGCTGTTGCAGGCCCATTCCTTCGCCGCAGACCTAACATTACCCTAGGATGTAGTGGATCCCGTCAGTACGCAGATATAAAAGAGGATGATGTTATTGTGGGACTCACTGGGGAAAATATTGGTTGCGTGATCAATGCACTGGAAAATATGAGTTAAAAGGATATTATCCCCACTTAAGATATAATCCCATTTAATATTTTTATAAAACTTCTATTCAAATTATCTTATTCTAATCCCTATCTATTTCTAATCCCTATCTATTTACTGTCCATTCTTTTTTCCCACATTTTTAGAACTTTAAGATAATCATTGTAGCGATTAATGTTAATTAATTCCAATTCATTCTGTCCAGACACACCATAAAGTTCTACTCCATCTGATACCATCCTCCTCAAAATAGGATTCAAGTTGTCTTCTTCACCGTGAAGATAACGTTTCAAGAGTGAGGAGTGACAGGCAAAGGGCATGCCCAGTCCCAGAGCACTATCCAAGTATCCGGTTTTGCCACGGGAGAGAATAGTCACTGTGTTCTCGGGATGGGGGCTATTTATCAATTGGTCCATCAGGTTTTGCATAGTTTTAATGGTAATTGTGGGCTGATCACCTGCCAGACACAAACAATAATCATATTTGGAGTTAGCAACTCCATTTAGAAGGGTTTGGGATAGCTCCACATCCACATCAGGGTTTTCAATGATATGAAGTCTATTGTCATTTACATCATTTAATGCAGGGTATAACTCATCCATGAAATGTCCAAGAACTACTATACATTCCTTTAAATCGGTTTGGAGCGCATTTTTAACGGTGAAATTGATTAGGGGATCTTCGTTGATTTCAAGGAGTAGTTTATGTTTTATTTCCATTCCTTTACTTTTAAGGTCTTCCCTCATCCGCCGGTTCTTACCGGCTGCAGTTATAATACACGATACTCCTTTCATGGGTTAATCTCCTGTAAAAAAGAAAATAAATATGGAAAAGGGCAATTAACTGAGTTTAACTACTCTGGAGTTAATCACCAATCCTGCTCCACTTCCTTCAGTCCACATCACCAGTTTAATGGGGTAATTATGGTTGTTATAAACCTTAACTCCCACAGTGGGGCTGGTGTCGTAGGCAATGGACAGTTCACCCCATCTAATTCCACTGGGTAATGGTAAACCAGCAGCAGCAGTGGCTCCCCGGAGTGACCTGCCAGCAGGACAAACCCCGTGAACTGCGGATCCACCGGTGGCATTGGG
This DNA window, taken from Methanobacterium subterraneum, encodes the following:
- a CDS encoding DUF169 domain-containing protein, which gives rise to MCESNGYDFIADKLKEYLGLKKSPVAIKFVLREDDIPEGVPKADEKLRHCQLVQKASGGSVFYATAEEQMCKGGAAALGLQEAPEKVKTGEFYYGLGRFSSLGSARKTMESIPKIDPIMYALVYAPLEKANFDPDVIIVIANPAQALKLSQALVYTMGGRVEADFAGIQSICADAVAGPFLRRRPNITLGCSGSRQYADIKEDDVIVGLTGENIGCVINALENMS
- a CDS encoding nucleotidyltransferase family protein, which produces MKGVSCIITAAGKNRRMREDLKSKGMEIKHKLLLEINEDPLINFTVKNALQTDLKECIVVLGHFMDELYPALNDVNDNRLHIIENPDVDVELSQTLLNGVANSKYDYCLCLAGDQPTITIKTMQNLMDQLINSPHPENTVTILSRGKTGYLDSALGLGMPFACHSSLLKRYLHGEEDNLNPILRRMVSDGVELYGVSGQNELELININRYNDYLKVLKMWEKRMDSK
- a CDS encoding phosphoglycerol geranylgeranyltransferase; protein product: MKVEEYLRESLKRGKVHLTLLDPEEQNPQKALEIATEAVAGGTDGIMLGGSTTDSQDLDATAKILQENLDVPIILFPGNTTGVSSYADAILFMSLLNSNNPYWIIGAQALGSPKVKKIGIETIPMGYVIVQPGGTAGWVGDAKLIPRNKPDIATAYAMAAEFLGMRFFYLEAGSGAEQVIPGEMIQKVKMFTNHVVIVGGGIRAGEDAKKVAQAGADIIVTGTVVENTSHIKEKIAGIVEGINSI